A genomic window from Silene latifolia isolate original U9 population chromosome 11, ASM4854445v1, whole genome shotgun sequence includes:
- the LOC141614068 gene encoding protein FAR1-RELATED SEQUENCE 11-like, with amino-acid sequence MRREEEAVAAGAAVSGGSESGCAGWRRCVMVGCGCCGDGGSNGGIRRRRGAGGVRMEGGGSGDRMEGGGSGGRMGVFGFFFLILMENNQITLNVSHCYHERPNSVNFIDLNKEPNEDMFGFENNFVHDLTKDYEREVVLPDNNEDESIFEPFAGQCFLSEEEALKFYEKFARSRGFSVRKGRFINKKGKMMRRDFFCHRQGFANEKFVEPTKEQRNRSSARCGCMAVMRITLKKSNDIFLEEWHVTQFISQHNHELLSPLQVRFLSAYRTISKEDEKELLLYKEAGLSVKQIMRVMELQKNVKHGDLPFLRKDVHNFFSRIRQDNADNDAMDLLEYCKRVKAENPSFQFDYTIDDKKRLENIFWSPAHCFDLYQEYGDSLGFDTTYRVNSYDMPFGIFIRIDNHGRTILFGCALLRNERTDTFRWLMKTFLTIMKKSPKTIITDQDPWMTEAMKLEMKYTKHAFCIWHITSKFSGWFTALLRAQYSHWCAEFYRIYKLDNIDDFEREWSLTVSKFNLQENKHVLGLYEIKESWVPAYLRGYFFGGMTTTGRCESINGFVKRFTSPRSRLTELIKQVDLAVEDIGQTQLRYTMLDTYRGSSLRTLSPLEEQVYKSFTAFSFKKFQEEFERATQYTVSKDHNSVFWVQHYKESRTQKHGVIWNGDNINCSCKLFEFWGILCRHILSVCIHKDCFEIPKEYLPLRWCRDEFHVGRVGVSIVNPMEVNCEDIGDPTIDLGRDDFIATPPISKTKGHPKFRREIGGKEAAQKKTRSCTWCKKSGHNISTCPDKENVDANIGSTIVAKKRKKSVEARDGLNPVFCLKQ; translated from the exons ATGAGGAGGGAGGAGGAGGCGGTGGCGGCAGGAGCGGCGGTCTCTGGTGGCAGTGAATCTGGATGTGCGGGATGGAGAAGATGTGTCATGGTGGGTTGTGGTTGCTGCGGTGATGGCGGTTCGAATGGAGGGATACGAAGGAGGAGGGGTGCTGGTGGGGTTCGAATGGagggaggtggcagtggagatcGAATGGAGGGAGGCGGAAGTGGTGGGAGGATGggtgtttttgggtttttttttttg ATCCTCATGGAAAATAATCAAATTACTTTAAATGTTTCTCATTGCTATCATGAAAG GCCAAATTCTGTTAACTTTATTGATTTGAATAAGGAACCAAATGAAGATATGTTTGGGTTCGAAAATAATTTTGTTCATGATTTAACAAAAGACTATGAAAGAGAAGTGGTTTTACCAGATAACAATGAAGATGAAAGTATTTTTGAACCTTTTGCTGGACAATGTTTTCTTAGCGAAGAAGAGGCACTTAAATTTTACGAGAAATTTGCTAGAAGCAGGGGGTTTTCGGTTCGAAAAGGCCGATTTATTAATAAAAAGGGGAAAATGATGAGACGAGATTTTTTTTGCCATCGACAAGGATTTGCAAATGAGAAATTTGTTGAACCTACTAAGGAGCAACGAAATCGATCATCGGCAAGGTGTGGTTGTATGGCTGTGATGAGGATAACTCTAAAAAAATCTAATGACATTTTTCTAGAGGAATGGCATGTTACCCAGTTTATATCACAGCATAACCATGAACTATTGTCACCTCTGCAAGTGCGCTTCCTCTCTGCATATCGTACCATTTCTAAAGAAGATGAAAAAGAACTTTTGTTGTACAAAGAAGCCGGACTTTCAGTCAAACAGATAATGCGTGTCATGGAGCTTCAAAAAAATGTGAAACAtggcgatcttccatttttgcgCAAAGATGTCCATAACTTTTTTAGTAGGATTCGACAGGACAATGCAGACAATGATGCCATGGACCTCTTAGAATATTGTAAAAGGGTCAAAGCTGAGAATCCTAGTTTTCAGTTTGATTATACAATTGATGATAAAAAAAGGCTTGAAAATATTTTTTGGTCTCCTGCTCATTGTTTTGATTTGTACCAAGAATATGGAGATTCGCTTGGGTTTGATACCACTTATAGGGTAAATTCTTACGACATGCCTTTCGGCATTTTTATTAGAATTGATAATCATGGAAGAACTATACTATTCGGTTGTGCTCTTCTTCGCAATGAAAGAACTGATACATTCCGATGGCTGATGAAG ACTTTTCTTACAATCATGAAGAAATCACCAAAAACTATCATAACTGACCAAGATCCTTGGATGACGGAAGCGATGAAGTTGGAAATGAAGTATACAAAACATGCTTTTTGTATATGGCATATCACATCTAAATTTTCCGGTTGGTTTACTGCACTTCTTAGAGCCCAATATTCACATTGGTGTGCGGAGTTTTATCGAATTTATAAATTGGACAACATCGATGATTTTGAAAGAGAATGGTCTCTTACGGTTTCGAAGTTTAACTTACAAGAAAATAAGCATGTACTTGGTTTATATGAAATCAAAGAAAGTTGGGTGCCTGCTTATCTTCGTGGCTATTTTTTTGGTGGAATGACGACAACGGGAAGATGTGAAAGTATCAATGGTTTTGTAAAACGTTTTACGTCGCCACGTTCACGCTTGACAGAACTTATCAAACAG GTTGATCTTGCTGTTGAGGATATTGGTCAAACCCAACTTCGTTATACCATGTTAGATACATATAGGGGATCTTCTTTGCGTACGTTATCTCCTTTAGAAGAgcaggtatacaaatcattcacTGCATTTTCTTTCAAAAAGTTTCAAGAGGAGTTTGAAAGAGCTACTCAATACACGGTAAGCAAAGACCACAATTCAGTTTTTTGGGTGCAACATTACAAGGAGTCACGTACACAAAAGCACGGTGTGATATGGAATGGCGACAATATTAATTGCAGTTGCAAACTTTTTGAATTTTGGGGCATTCTTTGTCGCCATATATTATCTGTGTGTATACACAAAGATTGTTTCGAAATCCCGAAGGAGTACTTACCTTTGCGCTGGTGTCGTGATGAGTTCCATGTAGGCCGAGTTGGTGTTTCAATCGTTAATCCAATGGAGGTAAATTGCGAGGACATAGGTGATCCTACTATTGATCTTGGAAGGGATGATTTTATTGCTACTCCGCCAATTTCAAAGACTAAAGGTCATCCTAAATTTAGACGAGAAATAGGGGGAAAGGAAGCTGCTCAAAAGAAGACGAGAAGTTGTACTTGGTGCAAGAAGTCGGGACACAACATCAGTACTTGTCCCGATAAGGAGAATGTCGATGCGAACATTGGCTCAACAATCgttgcaaagaaaagaaagaaaagtgttGAAGCGCGTGATGGATTAAATCCTGTTTTCTGCTTGAAACAAtag